One Rubrobacter aplysinae DNA window includes the following coding sequences:
- a CDS encoding SAM-dependent methyltransferase, whose protein sequence is MRYEQLQEVYAGPEYYWGTEPNGFAARALGFLEEVREGLRAVDLGAGEGRDAVLFAEHGLETLAVDISPNGLQKAERLARERGVRIDTRQGDVNSLQLGGRFDLVYSIGTVQYIEPEKRSERFGYLKERTVPGGINALLTFVDHPDVAPAPDWGDNEYLYVPGELAGYYEGWECLHSRGFVFDDDSGGQAHQHAMEEYVFQKPETAG, encoded by the coding sequence TTGAGGTACGAGCAGCTACAGGAAGTCTACGCCGGCCCGGAGTACTACTGGGGCACCGAGCCCAATGGGTTCGCCGCGCGAGCGCTCGGGTTCCTCGAAGAGGTCCGGGAGGGTTTGCGGGCCGTGGATCTCGGAGCGGGCGAGGGCCGTGACGCTGTCTTATTCGCCGAACATGGCCTGGAGACGCTGGCTGTAGACATCTCGCCGAACGGCCTCCAGAAAGCGGAGCGTCTTGCCCGCGAAAGGGGGGTGAGGATAGACACCCGACAGGGCGACGTGAACTCTCTGCAACTCGGGGGCAGATTCGACCTCGTCTACTCCATCGGGACGGTGCAGTACATAGAGCCGGAGAAGCGCTCGGAGAGGTTCGGGTATCTCAAGGAACGGACCGTGCCGGGCGGCATCAACGCACTGCTGACCTTCGTGGATCACCCGGACGTGGCACCCGCCCCCGACTGGGGCGATAACGAGTACCTGTACGTCCCCGGCGAGCTTGCCGGCTACTACGAAGGCTGGGAGTGCTTGCACTCGCGCGGCTTCGTATTCGACGATGATTCCGGCGGCCAAGCGCACCAGCACGCCATGGAAGAGTACGTCTTCCAGAAGCCGGAGACCGCCGGATGA